One Sinorhizobium mexicanum genomic region harbors:
- a CDS encoding esterase-like activity of phytase family protein, giving the protein MTKAFLASAALALLMTTTAAAEEKVFPATLKAHAILPANTIIAAPADAADYLKTSGKFSTADRKRAVELASVPGTDGVRPTGLSLPFNGQPMQGFSGIKTMPDGTFWSLSDNGFGNKLNSTDAMLMLHHLKIDWDAGKVEALQTVFLSDPDRKAPFPIVMEGSANRYLTGADFDVESIQPVAEGFWVGEEFGPYILKFDTAGKLTDVIPTAVDRKPVMSPDNPTLTLQADPSKKTPAFNLKRSGGYEGMAMSKDGSKLYGLLEGPIWTDNETVEQADGRPALRIIELDVASKAWTGRSWLYPLSEGGEAIGDFNMLDEKTALVIERDNGAGTVDKACADPKDPKPDCFAVGSKLKRIYKIEMGDENAGKAARKIGYIDLLKIADPEGRKRQGGGDGYYDMPLVTIENVDRVDDTHIIVGNDNNLPFSAGRAIDKADDNEFVLLEVSEFLKAE; this is encoded by the coding sequence ATGACGAAAGCATTTTTGGCCTCCGCCGCACTGGCCCTTTTGATGACAACGACGGCCGCTGCCGAAGAGAAGGTCTTTCCGGCGACGCTGAAAGCACATGCCATCCTGCCGGCCAACACGATCATCGCGGCACCGGCTGATGCGGCTGACTATCTCAAGACCTCGGGGAAATTCTCGACCGCCGACCGGAAGCGTGCCGTGGAACTCGCCAGCGTGCCCGGCACGGATGGCGTGCGGCCGACCGGCTTGTCGCTGCCTTTCAATGGCCAGCCGATGCAGGGCTTTTCCGGCATCAAGACGATGCCGGACGGGACCTTCTGGAGTCTTTCCGACAATGGGTTCGGCAACAAGCTGAACTCGACCGACGCGATGTTGATGCTGCATCATCTCAAGATCGACTGGGATGCCGGCAAGGTCGAAGCGCTGCAAACCGTCTTCCTGTCCGATCCCGACCGGAAGGCTCCTTTCCCGATCGTCATGGAAGGCTCGGCCAACCGCTATCTCACCGGCGCCGATTTCGACGTGGAATCGATCCAGCCGGTCGCCGAAGGCTTCTGGGTCGGCGAAGAATTCGGCCCCTACATCCTGAAGTTCGATACGGCCGGCAAACTGACCGATGTCATTCCGACGGCTGTCGACCGCAAGCCGGTGATGTCTCCCGACAATCCCACACTGACGCTGCAGGCGGACCCGTCCAAGAAAACGCCGGCCTTCAACCTGAAGCGGTCCGGCGGCTATGAGGGCATGGCGATGTCCAAGGACGGCAGCAAGCTCTACGGCCTCCTTGAAGGGCCAATCTGGACCGACAACGAAACGGTCGAGCAGGCCGATGGTCGACCGGCGCTCAGAATCATCGAACTCGATGTCGCGAGCAAAGCCTGGACCGGCCGCAGCTGGCTCTATCCGCTCTCCGAAGGCGGCGAAGCAATCGGCGACTTCAACATGCTCGACGAGAAGACCGCGCTGGTCATCGAGCGCGACAACGGGGCCGGCACTGTCGACAAGGCTTGCGCAGACCCGAAGGATCCGAAGCCTGACTGCTTCGCCGTCGGCTCCAAGCTCAAGCGCATCTACAAGATCGAGATGGGCGACGAAAATGCCGGCAAGGCCGCGCGCAAGATCGGTTACATCGATCTTCTCAAGATCGCGGATCCGGAAGGCAGAAAGCGTCAGGGCGGCGGTGACGGCTACTACGACATGCCCTTGGTCACCATCGAGAACGTCGATCGTGTCGACGACACGCATATCATCGTCGGCAACGACAACAACCTGCCCTTCTCCGCCGGCCGCGCCATCGACAAGGCGGATGACAATGAGTTCGTGTTGCTTGAGGTCAGCGAGTTCCTGAAGGCCGAATAA
- the ppx gene encoding exopolyphosphatase: protein MVESEAQGRLPGIRPVSVVDIGSNSIRLVVYEGLSRSPAVLFNEKVMCGLGKGIDATGRMAEENVERALKALQRFRALSDQARATTMYALATAAAREASNGPAFIEKAEAILGCKVRILTGEQEAHYSAMGIVSGYHDPDGIVGDLGGGSLELIDVEGKRIGKGITLPLGGIRLSEHSNGSLPKARTWVRKFMKEAAVLKGGTGRTFYAVGGTWRSIAKLHMEARNYPLHMMQGYEISYDEAMSLLPEVIEPKNIKPSAYATISKSRRSLLPFGAVTMQEVLSIMKPGRISFSALGVREGYLFSLLSEAERVLDPLLTAADEIAILRARSPEHARELAEWTGRMVPHFGVEETEEESRYRQAACLLADISWRAHPDYRGLQALNIIAHSSFSGITHAGRAYIALANYYRFEGLNDDGATEALAGITTPRLLELAKLLGGLLRVAYLFSASMPGVTRHLGLRQSPRPDVDLEFIVPAAYSGFDGERLDGRLQQLGKLTGKRLAFHFES, encoded by the coding sequence ATGGTCGAATCTGAAGCGCAGGGGCGTCTGCCCGGCATCCGCCCGGTCTCCGTCGTGGATATCGGTTCCAACTCTATTCGTCTTGTCGTCTACGAAGGGCTCAGCCGCTCGCCGGCGGTGCTTTTCAACGAGAAGGTGATGTGTGGCCTCGGCAAGGGCATTGATGCGACCGGCCGGATGGCGGAGGAGAACGTCGAACGGGCGCTGAAGGCGCTTCAGCGCTTTCGGGCGCTGTCGGATCAGGCGCGCGCCACCACGATGTATGCGCTGGCGACGGCCGCCGCGCGCGAAGCCTCCAACGGTCCGGCTTTCATCGAAAAGGCAGAGGCCATCCTCGGGTGCAAGGTTCGCATTCTGACGGGCGAGCAGGAAGCCCATTACTCCGCCATGGGCATTGTCAGCGGCTATCATGACCCTGACGGGATCGTCGGCGACCTTGGCGGTGGTTCCCTTGAACTCATCGACGTCGAGGGCAAGCGCATCGGCAAAGGCATTACGCTACCGCTCGGCGGCATCCGTCTCTCCGAGCACAGCAACGGCTCGCTGCCGAAGGCGCGGACCTGGGTCCGCAAGTTCATGAAAGAAGCGGCCGTGCTGAAGGGCGGCACGGGGCGCACGTTCTATGCCGTCGGCGGCACATGGCGGTCGATCGCCAAGCTTCATATGGAAGCACGCAACTACCCGCTGCATATGATGCAGGGCTACGAGATTTCCTATGACGAGGCGATGTCTCTGCTGCCGGAGGTGATCGAGCCGAAGAACATCAAACCCTCCGCCTACGCGACAATCTCGAAGAGCCGCCGCAGCCTGTTGCCCTTCGGTGCGGTCACGATGCAGGAAGTCCTCTCGATCATGAAGCCGGGGCGGATCTCGTTCTCAGCGCTCGGCGTTCGCGAAGGCTATCTTTTCTCGCTGCTTTCCGAGGCCGAACGCGTGCTGGACCCGCTGTTGACGGCCGCCGACGAGATCGCGATCCTGCGCGCCCGCTCACCCGAACACGCCCGTGAACTCGCGGAATGGACCGGGCGCATGGTGCCGCACTTCGGTGTGGAGGAGACGGAAGAGGAGAGCCGATACCGCCAGGCGGCCTGCCTGCTCGCCGACATCAGCTGGAGGGCCCATCCGGACTATCGGGGTCTACAGGCGCTCAACATTATCGCGCACTCGTCCTTTTCCGGCATCACGCATGCCGGCCGGGCCTATATCGCCCTTGCAAACTACTATCGGTTCGAAGGCCTTAACGACGACGGCGCCACCGAGGCCCTTGCAGGTATCACGACGCCGCGCCTGCTTGAACTCGCCAAACTTTTGGGCGGCCTGCTGCGCGTCGCTTATCTTTTCTCGGCTTCGATGCCGGGTGTCACGCGCCATCTCGGCTTGCGGCAATCGCCCCGTCCGGACGTCGATCTCGAATTCATTGTGCCGGCGGCCTATTCCGGGTTCGACGGCGAACGGCTGGATGGCCGTCTTCAGCAGCTCGGCAAGCTGACGGGCAAGCGGCTGGCCTTCCATTTCGAGAGCTGA
- a CDS encoding DUF2000 family protein, whose amino-acid sequence MFETKFAIVLRDDLAMWQKLNVTAFLATGIVGQKPGIIGEAYRDAAGNIYNALSVQPIIVLSAGGATLGDIQRRALAKDVRTSIYIDEMFSTGHDAANREVFSKSAPDSARVAGIAIHAEKKLVDKITKGAKLHG is encoded by the coding sequence ATGTTCGAGACGAAGTTTGCAATCGTCCTGCGGGACGACCTCGCCATGTGGCAGAAACTGAACGTCACAGCCTTCCTCGCCACCGGTATAGTCGGGCAGAAGCCGGGGATTATCGGGGAGGCGTATCGTGACGCTGCGGGCAATATCTACAACGCGCTAAGCGTCCAGCCCATCATCGTCCTGTCGGCAGGCGGCGCTACGCTTGGCGATATCCAGCGGCGGGCGTTGGCGAAGGATGTTCGCACGTCCATCTACATCGACGAAATGTTCTCCACCGGCCACGACGCCGCCAACCGGGAAGTCTTTTCCAAATCGGCGCCCGACAGTGCCCGGGTTGCGGGGATCGCGATCCACGCGGAGAAGAAGCTCGTGGACAAGATCACAAAGGGGGCAAAGCTGCACGGCTAG
- a CDS encoding adenylate/guanylate cyclase domain-containing protein gives MRWRFSTLEFILLLLVVAGSGVAYAWVVYGDGGLIGAIYALFVCMPILAFERRIIFRRVYRKVHGLSTPGFLLSSIAVYIALVYAGFAIAGSLLRLVGHPGEMMPSLNVLLIALAISGPIIFVLRVRELLGRDVFISLLTGRYRKPVQEERVFLFVDLAGSTSFAERFGDLRTQEYLGRLFATMADPVLRYGGSIDDYVGDAAVITWPFDRATADAACIRCAVDILDRIEAEAHRWRKDYGEVPRLRAALHGGTIVAAEIGVDRHKITYFGDTVNTTARLEGLCRTLDRQILISADLLRRMRLPASVRSEDLGEHEIKGRGQKLGVSSLRAASLFQGGSKSAAPILDHDDFRPT, from the coding sequence ATGCGCTGGAGATTTTCCACGCTTGAGTTCATCCTGTTGCTGCTCGTCGTCGCGGGCAGCGGCGTGGCCTATGCCTGGGTGGTCTACGGCGATGGCGGACTGATCGGCGCAATCTATGCGCTGTTCGTCTGCATGCCGATCCTCGCCTTCGAACGGCGCATCATATTCCGGCGCGTCTACAGAAAGGTTCACGGCCTTTCGACGCCAGGCTTTCTACTATCTTCCATTGCCGTCTATATCGCGCTTGTCTACGCCGGCTTTGCAATCGCAGGGTCCCTTCTGCGTCTCGTGGGCCATCCCGGCGAGATGATGCCATCGCTGAACGTACTCCTCATTGCACTGGCAATCTCCGGCCCGATCATCTTTGTCCTGAGGGTGCGCGAACTGCTTGGCCGCGACGTATTCATCAGCTTGCTGACCGGGCGCTACCGCAAGCCGGTGCAAGAGGAGCGTGTGTTCCTCTTTGTCGACCTCGCAGGATCAACCTCCTTCGCCGAGCGCTTTGGCGATCTGCGCACCCAAGAATACCTCGGAAGACTGTTCGCAACTATGGCCGATCCGGTGCTTCGCTACGGCGGTTCCATTGATGACTATGTCGGCGACGCGGCGGTCATTACATGGCCTTTCGATCGCGCCACCGCCGACGCGGCTTGCATTCGTTGCGCCGTCGATATTCTCGACCGGATCGAGGCGGAGGCCCACCGCTGGCGCAAAGACTACGGCGAGGTCCCTCGCCTTCGCGCCGCACTGCACGGCGGAACAATCGTTGCGGCCGAAATCGGCGTCGACAGGCACAAGATCACCTATTTCGGCGACACGGTGAACACCACGGCCCGCCTCGAAGGTCTTTGCCGAACGCTCGATCGGCAGATCCTGATTTCCGCGGATCTCTTGCGCCGCATGCGCCTGCCGGCCTCGGTCAGAAGCGAGGATCTCGGCGAACATGAGATCAAGGGCCGCGGCCAGAAACTTGGCGTATCTTCCCTTCGCGCCGCCAGCCTCTTTCAAGGCGGGTCGAAGTCCGCGGCGCCGATTCTCGATCACGATGATTTTAGGCCGACCTAA
- the rnd gene encoding ribonuclease D has protein sequence MIQTTVDLEAACTRLAQSSYITIDTEFLRETTFWPELCLIQMASPDLAVIVDPMAPGIDLAPFFALMGNADVVKVFHAARQDIEIIHHLGNLIPHPLFDTQVAAMVCGFGDSVSYDQLVNRIKNEQIDKSSRFTDWSRRPLTDKQLDYALADVTHLREIYQYLTAELAREGRSSWLAEEMAILESRETYDLHPDNAWQRLKMRIKKPIELAVLQKVAAWREREARTRNVPRGRILKDDAIYEIAQQQPKDAEALGRLRTIPKGWERSSAGTSVVEAVNEALGIPKPDLPRLPRQNHAPEGAAAAGEMLKVLLKLIAEKEGVAAKIIANSEDLDRIAAEGEKADVDALKGWRRELFGEMALKLINGEVALRFVGKRIEAMEIGG, from the coding sequence ATGATCCAAACCACAGTAGATCTAGAGGCCGCCTGCACACGGTTGGCCCAATCAAGCTATATTACGATCGACACCGAATTCCTGCGCGAAACGACGTTCTGGCCGGAGCTCTGCCTGATCCAGATGGCGAGCCCCGATCTGGCCGTCATCGTGGACCCGATGGCGCCGGGCATCGACCTCGCGCCGTTCTTTGCGCTGATGGGCAACGCGGATGTGGTCAAGGTCTTTCACGCCGCGCGCCAGGACATCGAGATCATTCATCATCTCGGTAACCTTATCCCGCATCCGCTCTTCGACACGCAGGTCGCGGCGATGGTCTGCGGCTTCGGCGACAGCGTTTCCTACGACCAGTTGGTCAATCGCATCAAGAACGAGCAGATCGACAAGTCTTCGCGCTTTACCGATTGGAGCCGCCGACCGCTCACGGACAAGCAGCTCGACTACGCGCTCGCCGACGTCACGCATCTCAGGGAGATCTACCAGTATCTGACAGCGGAACTCGCCCGTGAGGGTCGTTCGTCCTGGCTGGCCGAAGAAATGGCGATCCTGGAAAGCCGGGAAACCTATGACCTGCACCCGGACAACGCCTGGCAGCGGCTGAAGATGCGCATCAAGAAGCCGATAGAACTCGCGGTGCTGCAGAAGGTAGCGGCCTGGCGTGAGCGTGAGGCTCGCACGCGCAACGTTCCGCGCGGACGGATACTCAAGGATGACGCGATCTACGAGATCGCCCAGCAGCAGCCCAAGGACGCCGAGGCGCTGGGTCGGCTCAGGACCATCCCCAAGGGGTGGGAGCGTTCGAGCGCAGGCACGTCCGTTGTAGAAGCTGTGAACGAGGCGCTTGGCATTCCGAAGCCGGACCTGCCGCGCCTGCCGCGCCAGAACCACGCGCCCGAGGGTGCTGCGGCGGCCGGCGAAATGCTGAAGGTGCTGTTGAAGCTCATCGCCGAAAAGGAAGGCGTCGCAGCCAAGATCATTGCCAACAGCGAGGACCTCGACAGGATCGCCGCGGAAGGCGAGAAGGCCGATGTGGACGCGCTCAAGGGCTGGCGGCGGGAGCTCTTTGGTGAAATGGCGCTGAAGCTCATCAACGGCGAAGTCGCCCTGCGCTTCGTCGGCAAGCGGATCGAGGCGATGGAAATCGGCGGTTGA